A region from the Panicum hallii strain FIL2 chromosome 1, PHallii_v3.1, whole genome shotgun sequence genome encodes:
- the LOC112903406 gene encoding exosome complex component CSL4, with product MAATAMDHDGGGDVVTPGELLGNSLTLVAGRGAYAEGRSVRASFTGHRRIVPPAPGSDDQRSTVEVVGHKAHGAVPQPGSVVIARVTKVMARMANADIMCVDSKAIKEKFTGLIRQQDVRATEIDKVDMYQSYRPGDIVRAVVLSLGDARAYYLSTAKNELGVVSAQSIAGGTLVPISWTEMQCDLTGQIEQRKVAKVE from the exons ATGGCGGCCACCGCGATGgaccacgacggcggcggcgacgtcgtCACGCCGGGGGAGCTCCTGGGTAACTCGTTAACCCTCGTGGCCGGACGCGGAGCCTACGCGGAAGGCCGTTCCGTGCGCGCGTCAttcaccggccaccgccgcatCGTGCCGCCCGCACCTGGCTCCGACGACCAG AGGTCTACGGTGGAGGTGGTGGGGCACAAGGCCCATGGAGCCGTGCCGCAGCCTGGAAGCGTCGTCATCGCCCGA GTAACAAAGGTTATGGCTAGAATGGCCAATGCTGATATCATGTGTGTTGACTCAAAGGCTATCAAAGAAAAATTCACTGGCCTGATAAG GCAGCAAGATGTTCGTGCGACTGAGATCGACAAGGTGGATATGTACCAGTCATATCGGCCTGGGGACATTGTTAGAGCTGTGGTT CTTTCTCTTGGTGATGCAAGGGCATATTATCTTTCCACTGCGAAGAATGAACTTGGTGTTGTTTCAGCACAAAGTATAGCTG GTGGTACATTGGTCCCAATCAGTTGGACTGAGATGCAGTGTGACTTGACTGGCCAAATTGAGCAAAGGAAAGTTGCAAAGGTGGAATAG